The following is a genomic window from Prunus persica cultivar Lovell chromosome G7, Prunus_persica_NCBIv2, whole genome shotgun sequence.
GTCCCTCTCATCCAACCTTGCTTGGTTTTCTAATGATTGTTGCATTTATTTGTCTTCATTCACTTATTCTTTACCCCATAGATTATAAACAAGTGTATTATTTGTACAACTACATAACCACCACGGCTTTTCGATTAACGACTTGTCATTAGtttaattaagtttaattAACACAAATAGATTAGAGAATCTTTCTTGATTACGCAAATACAAGTTCTAGCTACTACTTTTAAAGCCCCTCTCCTCTCTAAAACTCCTCTTGCTTCTACTTTCTTCACAAAACCCAAACATGGGTTACAAGGCTTACACAATACAAAGCCCTTTCTCACAGCCACCGCCTCCTCCGCCGCCTCCTCCTGCACCAAAAACCAACTTGCCCATGTTGTATTATGGCCTCATAGTTGTTGGAACAGCTGCTATAGTGTTGGCCATGTACAACCTTGTCTTCATCAAATGGACATCAAACCGCCACGGCGGCCAATCACCACCGTCGAGGTCATCAAACACTTTGATGGATGCCAACAGAACAAGGAGGAGCAGGAGCTTTGAGAACTTGGACAGCTTCAAGTACAAGAAAAAACAGGGATCGGTGACACAACAAGATGGGGTTGAGAACTATGTTGAATGTGCGGTTTGCTTGTCAGCGTTTGAGGATGGAGAAGAGGTAAGGAAGCTGCCTACATGCAAGCACTCCTTTCATGCTCCTTGCATAGACATGTGGCTCTACTCTCACTCTGACTGCCCCCTCTGCCGGGCTCCGGTGCCGGTGATCTCCTGGTGTCATCGACAGCTAACGACTACGCCGGAGGACAATTCCAGAGAAGTCTTGCTGGTTTgaagttttg
Proteins encoded in this region:
- the LOC18770117 gene encoding E3 ubiquitin-protein ligase RING1, which produces MGYKAYTIQSPFSQPPPPPPPPPAPKTNLPMLYYGLIVVGTAAIVLAMYNLVFIKWTSNRHGGQSPPSRSSNTLMDANRTRRSRSFENLDSFKYKKKQGSVTQQDGVENYVECAVCLSAFEDGEEVRKLPTCKHSFHAPCIDMWLYSHSDCPLCRAPVPVISWCHRQLTTTPEDNSREVLLV